The Quercus robur chromosome 7, dhQueRobu3.1, whole genome shotgun sequence genome has a segment encoding these proteins:
- the LOC126693486 gene encoding pentatricopeptide repeat-containing protein At2g35030, mitochondrial gives MLAIFRVSTNVTVRQFSNILRSPIFSCCVQYVIPLLCNLRIFCGRSRIDLYHSMNMPGMAKFEIPRRDSSANSYLARTNWLITKFFREGRIGDARRVFDQMCERDVVTWTTVITGYVKRGMVEEARRLFDRVDAKKNVVTWTALVGGYVRLKRFKEAESLFYEMPVKNVVSWNTMIDGYARDGKVDLALDLFDRMPERNVVTWNTVITVLAQCGRIDEAQRFFERMPERDVISWTAMVAGLSKNGRIEEARLLFDRMPERNVVSWNAIITGYAQNKKLDEALSLFERMPERDMPSWNTMITGFIRNGELGRAWKLFNEMPQKNVISWTAIITGYIQDGQSEEALKIFSKMLEADGVKPNEGTFVTVLGACSDLAGLSEGQQIHQMISKTVYQGCAFVVSALINMYSKCGELGAARKMFDDGLTSHRDLISWNGMIAAYAHHGCGIEAISLFNEMRELGVQPDDVTYVGLLSACSHAGLVEEGLKYFDELVKDGSIIVREDHYTCLVDLCGRAGRLKEAFDFIKRLRNKPSASIWGALLAGCNVHGDVNIGKLAAKDLLEVESKNTGTYLLLSNIYASAGKWREAANMRLKMKDKGLKKQPGCSWIEIGNRPYVFVVGDSNGQSELICSLLHDLHGKMKKVGYVPHDDLIVDEDFAIT, from the coding sequence ATGTTAGCAATTTTTCGAGTATCAACCAATGTGACAGTGAGACAATTCAGCAATATCCTTAGATCACCCATTTTCAGCTGTTGTGTCCAATATGTTATTCCATTACTATGCAATCTTAGGATTTTTTGTGGAAGATCCAGAATTGATCTTTATCACTCGATGAATATGCCTGGAATGGCCAAATTTGAGATACCCAGAAGAGATTCTAGTGCCAATTCGTATTTGGCAAGAACTAATTGGCTGATCACTAAGTTTTTTAGAGAGGGAAGAATTGGGGATGCACGCCGAGTGTTCGATCAAATGTGTGAGAGAGATGTGGTCACTTGGACAACGGTGATCACGGGGTATGTTAAGCGTGGGATGGTTGAGGAGGCGAGGAGGTTGTTTGATAGAGTGGATGCTAAGAAGAATGTGGTTACTTGGACTGCTTTGGTTGGTGGGTATGTAAGGTTGAAAAGGTTTAAGGAAGCTGAGAGTTTGTTTTATGAGATGCCGGTTAAGAATGTGGTTTCTTGGAACACAATGATTGATGGGTATGCGAGAGATGGTAAAGTTGATTTGGCTTTGGACTTGTTTGATAGGATGCCAGAGAGGAATGTGGTTACGTGGAATACTGTTATTACGGTGTTGGCGCAATGTGGGAGGATTGATGAGGCACAGAGGTTTTTTGAACGGATGCCTGAGAGGGATGTGATTTCATGGACAGCAATGGTTGCGGGTTTGTCAAAAAATGGTAGGATTGAGGAGGCGCGGTTACTTTTTGATAGGATGCCTGAAAGGAATGTGGTTTCATGGAATGCTATAATTACCGGTTATGCGCAGAATAAGAAGTTGGATGAGGCTCTTAGCTTGTTTGAGAGAATGCCTGAGAGGGATATGCCCTCATGGAATACCATGATTACGGGATTTATTCGGAATGGGGAGTTAGGTAGGGCTTGGAAGTTGTTTAATGAAATGCCCCAAAAGAATGTCATATCTTGGACTGCGATTATCACAGGGTATATTCAAGATGGGCAAAGTGAAGAAGCCTTGAAGATTTTCTCCAAAATGCTGGAGGCCGATGGGGTGAAACCTAATGAGGGAACTTTTGTAACAGTTTTGGGTGCTTGTAGTGATCTAGCAGGTCTTAGTGAGGGACAACAAATTCATCAGATGATAAGTAAAACAGTCTATCAAGGTTGTGCATTTGTGGTATCAGCACTCATAAACATGTATTCAAAGTGTGGAGAGTTGGGTGCTGCTAGAAAGATGTTTGATGATGGGCTGACAAGTCATAGGGATTTGATTTCTTGGAATGGCATGATTGCAGCTTATGCGCACCATGGATGTGGCATAGAGGCAATTAGTTTGTTTAATGAAATGAGGGAATTAGGGGTCCAGCCTGATGATGTCACCTATGTGGGGTTGCTCTCAGCATGTAGCCATGCTGGTTTGGTGGAGGAGGGGCTAAAATACTTTGATGAGCTTGTGAAAGATGGGTCCATAATCGTGAGAGAAGATCACTACACATGCTTGGTTGATCTCTGTGGCCGTGCAGGGAGGCTTAAAGAGGCTTTTGATTTTATAAAGCGGCTAAGGAACAAACCATCAGCATCTATTTGGGGGGCTCTACTTGCTGGATGTAATGTTCATGGGGATGTGAACATAGGGAAGCTAGCTGCAAAAGACCTTTTAGAAGTGGAGTCAAAGAATACAGGCACTTATCTATTGTTGTCTAACATATATGCTTCAGCTGGGAAATGGAGGGAAGCAGCCAATATGAGGTTGAAAATGAAGGATAAGGGGTTGAAAAAGCAACCTGGTTGCAGTTGGATAGAAATTGGGAATAGACCATATGTGTTTGTAGTTGGTGATTCTAATGGTCAATCTGAGCTTATTTGTTCTttacttcatgatcttcatggaaaaatgaagaaggttgGATATGTACCACATGATGATTTGATAGTGGATGAGGATTTTGCAATAACATAA
- the LOC126693489 gene encoding uncharacterized protein At5g39865 produces the protein MGCSSSKPNTHFSAELPSSNPSPSSSSYSASASQSHSHSSNSSPPVPRPLSLPTSLVHHPPLRKGDTRHLVSLTSTTYGSLLHIDPPKPHQNPTFKTPIPQPDPYTNPNPEEQQHSLSPVSVINTWELMDGLEDDCELPSSSIFDRPIVIQKKPSSCRYPSSDGSVPKLFDLIESTKKSELLSLKSSSPVKPLWQHLSEEALLSKMDPNVVSSYRRALSSRQLNYATSPKDIARSLGSSPMTGSYSFSNSWYSLPGCEDKVVIYFTSLRGIRKTYEDCCSVRMILRGFRVPVDERDISMDAEYRKELQRALGGKAMSLPQVFIRGKYVGGAEEVKQLNEVGELSNLLEGFPMRDPGSVCVGCGDARFVPCPNCNGSRKVFEEEEGELKRCPDCNENGLIRCPGCCCS, from the coding sequence ATGGGTTGCTCTTCTTCAAAACCCAACACCCATTTCTCAGCAGAACTCCCATCATCTAACCCTtcaccatcatcatcctcataTTCTGCCTCAGCTTCACAATCACACTCACACTCTTCAAATTCATCACCACCAGTCCCcagacctctctctctcccaaccTCACTTGTCCACCACCCACCTCTCAGAAAAGGTGACACCCGCCACCTTGTTTCTCTCACCTCCACCACCTATGGTTCTCTCCTCCACATTGACCCCCCTAAACCCCATCAAAATCCTACCTTTAAAACTCCAATCCCACAACCAGACCCATAtacaaacccaaacccagaaGAACAACAACACTCATTGTCCCCTGTCTCTGTAATCAACACCTGGGAACTCATGGATGGTCTCGAAGACGACTGTGAACTCCCCAGTTCTTCAATTTTCGACCGCCCAATTGTGATACAGAAAAAACCCAGTTCGTGCAGGTACCCTAGCTCTGATGGGTCAGTGCCAAAACTGTTTGATTTAATTGAATCTACGAAAAAATCTGAACTTTTGTCTCTGAAGTCATCGTCTCCAGTGAAACCACTTTGGCAGCATTTGTCTGAGGAAGCTTTGCTGTCTAAAATGGACCCCAATGTGGTTTCTAGCTATAGGCGTGCCTTGTCATCCAGGCAATTGAACTATGCTACTTCCCCTAAAGATATAGCAAGATCATTGGGGTCTAGTCCCATGACTGGTAGTTATTCATTTTCCAATAGTTGGTATAGTTTGCCTGGCTGTGAAGACAAGGTTGTGATTTACTTTACAAGTTTGAGAGGAATTAGAAAGACCTATGAGGATTGTTGTTCGGTTAGGATGATACTTAGGGGCTTTAGAGTGCCGGTAGATGAGAGGGACATATCAATGGATGCAGAGTATAGAAAGGAGTTGCAAAGGGCTCTTGGAGGGAAAGCAATGAGCTTGCCACAAGTGTTTATTAGGGGGAAGTATGTTGGGGGTGCAGAGGAGGTTAAGCAACTCAATGAAGTTGGAGAATTGTCTAATCTTTTGGAAGGGTTTCCTATGAGGGATCCCGGGTCTGTATGCGTGGGGTGTGGAGATGCGAGGTTCGTGCCTTGTCCAAATTGCAATGGCAGTCGGAAGGTGTTTGAAGAGGAGGAAGGAGAGTTGAAAAGGTGCCCAGATTGCAACGAGAACGGGTTGATACGGTGCCCAGGTTGTTGCTGCTCATGA